CGTAGCCCGAGCGCCCTGGGGTCGGTTCTTCCCGCGGAAGACCGGCCCCGTTTTTTTGAAGGTGGCCCGTGCGCTATACTTTGAAGGTTTTGTTGCCTTGCAGCAACCCCACCGGATAAGCATGCCTTTGCCACCGCCGCAAGTTCCCCGCAAGCCCTTGCACACGCGCTCGATACGCGTGCAGGGCTATGCGCGCGAGGACGGCCTGTGGGACATCGAAGCCGAGCTCATCGACGTCAAGGCCTATGACTTCGTCAAGCACGAAGGCGATACGCTGCGCGCCGGCGAGCCGGTGCATCATATGCACCTGCGGATCACCATCGACGACGCCTATACCATCGTCGCCGCGCAGGCCGTGTACGACGCCGCGCCTTACGGCGATCATTGCACGGCCATCGAAGATGCCTACCGGGACCTGGTGGGCATGAATCTGGTCAAGGGCTTTCGCCAGCAAGTCAAGACGCGTTTCGGGCGCGTGGCGGGCTGTACCCACATGAGCGAACTGGCGCTGGTCCTGCCGACCGCGGCGGTGCAGACCATGGCGGGCAGGCGTCGCGAAAATCCCGACCCGGGCAAGCGGCCGTTCCAGCTGGACGGCTGCCATGCCCTCAGTACCGACGGGCCTGTGGTCCTCAAGTACTACCCCAAGTGGTATACCGGCGAAATTCCCGCCGAGGACGCCGCTTCCGATTCTTCTCTTTTTTCTCATACGACCTGACAGGTAACACATGAAAATCCACGAGTATCAAGGCAAGGAACTGCTGAAGAAATTTGGCGTGACCGTGCCGCGCGGTATTCCCGCCTTCTCCGTCGAAGAAGCCGTTAGCGCGGCGGAAAAACTGGGCGGACCTGTCTGGGTCGTGAAGGCGCAAATCCACGCGGGCGGTCGCGGCAAGGGCGGCGGCGTCAAGCTGGCCCGCTCCATCGAAGAGGTGCGCAAGCTGTCCAGCGAAATCCTGGGTATGCAGTTGAAGACGCACCAGACCGGTCCGGAAGGCCAGAAGGTCAACCGCCTGTACATCGAGGAAGGCGCCGACATCCAGAAGGAATACTACGTGTCGCTGGTCACCGACCGCGCCACGCAGAAGGTCGCCCTGATCGCTTCCAGCGAAGGCGGCATGGACATCGAGGAAGTCGCTCATTCCTCGCCCGAGAAAATCATCACGGAATACATCGACCCGCTGGTCGGCGTGACCGCCGAGCAGGCCAAGAAGGTGTGCGCCGCCATCGGCATGCCGGCCGACTCCACCGCCCAGACCGTGGACCTGTTCCAGAAGCTCTACACCTGCTACATGGAAACGGATGCCTCGCTGGTCGAGATCAATCCCCTGAACCGCGACAGCAAGGGCAACATCATCGCCCTGGACGCCAAGTTCAACTTCGATCCGAACGCGCTGTTCCGCCATCCGGAAATCGTCGCCTACCGCGACCTGGATGAAGAAGATCCCGCCGAAATCGAAGCCAGCAAATTCGACCTGGCCTACATCCAGCTGGACGGCAACATCGGCTGCCTGGTGAACGGCGCCGGCCTGGCCATGGCCACGATGGACACCATCAAGCTGTTCGGCGGCGAGCCGGCCAACTTCCTGGACGTCGGTGGCGGCGCCACGGCGGAAAAGGTGACCGAGGCCTTCAAGATCATGCTCAAGAACAAGAGCGTGAAGGCCATCCTGGTCAACATCTTCGGCGGCATCATGCGCTGCGACGTGATCGCCGAAGGCGTCATGACCGCCTGCAAGGCCGTCAACCTGAACGTTCCGCTGGTCGTCCGCATGAAGGGCACCAACGAAGAACTCGGCAAGAAGATGCTGGCCGAGTCCGGACTGCCCATCATCAGCGCCGACACCATGGCCGAAGCGGCCACCAAAGTCGTTGCCGCCGTCAAATAAGAGTTATTGCCAAGGATTCATAAATGTCGATCTTGATCAACAAGGACACTAAAGTCATCACCCAGGGCATCACGGGCAAGACGGGGCAATTCCATACCCGCATGTGCCGTGACTACGCCAATGGCAAGGCCGCCTTCGTGGCCGGCGTGAACCCCAAGAAGGCGGGTGAGGACTTCGAAGGCATTCCCATCTACGCTTCGGTCAAGGAAGCCAAGGCCGATACCGGCGCGACCGTTTCGGTGATCTACGTGCCGCCCGCGGGCGCCGCCGCCGCGATCTGGGAAGCCGTGGAAGCCGAGCTGGACCTGGCCATCTGCATCACCGAAGGCATCCCCGTCCGCGACATGCTGGAAGTGCGCAACCGCATGAAGCAGAAGGGCAGCAAGACCCTGCTGCTGGGTCCGAACTGCCCCGGCCTGATCACGCCGGACGAAATCAAGATCGGGATCATGCCCGGCCACATCCACCGCAAGGGCCGCATCGGCATCGTCAGCCGTTCCGGCACGCTGACCTACGAAGCCGTCGCCCAAGTGACCGAACTGGGCCTGGGCCAGTCGAGCGCCGTCGGTATCGGTGGCGACCCGATCAACGGCCTGAAGCACATCGACGTGCTGAAGCTGTTCAATGACGATCCCGAAACCGATGCCGTCATCATGATCGGCGAAATCGGCGGTCCGGACGAAGTTGCCGCCGCCGAGTGGGCCAAGGACAACATGAAGAAGCCGGTGGTCGGCTTCATCGCCGGCGTTACGGCGCCCCCCGGAAAGCGCATGGGCCACGCCGGCGCGCTGATTTCCGGTGGCGCCGACACGGCGGACGCCAAGCTGGAAGTCATGGAAGCCTGCGGCATCCGTACCACGCGCAACCCGTCCGAGATGGGCAAGCTGCTGAAGTCGGTGCTGTAAACGTCGCCTGCAAACCGGGTGGGTGATCCGCCGGATCGCCCTCACGCATGGAAAAACCCGCCAGCCGGCGGGTTTTTTCTTTTCAGCTCCAGATCGAACACGCTCTTTTCCGCAAAAATTCAGTTTTGATTCAGAATAAGTTCAGTTTAAGGTCAGAATATATTCAGTTAAAATTCAGTTATAAGAAAGCTTATTGAAGGGTTAAGGATTACGGGCGGCGGATGAGCTGCGAACCTGACAAAAAACCTCCGAAATTCCGTCAGAAATCCGACAATAAGCTGAATGTTTGATATTGCCTCGATATAATGTCCAGCGTTCCCCACGATAAATAAACACCAGCGTAAGACGGTCTCCCCGACTGTCCCGCGGCGATGGGGTTCGGCTTTTTCAAACCATTCTGGGATCGAGGACGAGGGGTATGGAATTAACACAAGCCGCTTTCTGGCTCGCGCTTCTGCAAATCATCTGGGTCAATATTCTGCTGTCCGGCGATAACGCCGTGGTGATCGCGCTGGCGGCCCGTTCGCTCCCGCCCGCCCAGCAGAAAAAAGCCATCGTCATCGGTTCCGCCGCGGCGATCATCATGCGTATCGTGTTGACGCTGGTGGCCGCCAAGCTGCTGCTGTTGCCGTGGCTGAAGCTGATCGGCGCCGTGCTCCTGGTGTACATCGGCGTATCGCTGCTGAAGCCGGAGGAAGAAGACGATGGCTCGGCCAAGTCGCATGGCAACCTGCTTTCCGCCATCCGTACCATCATGATCGCCGACCTGGTGATGAGCCTGGACAACGTGGTCGCGGTCGCCGCGGCGGCGATGGGCGACACCACGCTGCTGGTCGTCGGCCTTGCCATCAGCATCCCGCTGGTCATCTTCGGCAGCACGCTGCTCCTGAAAGTGATCGAGCGCTTCCCCGTGATCGTCTGGGTGGGGGCGGCCTTGCTGGGCTTCATCGCCGGGGAATTGCTGGTTGGCGATCCCGCGCTGCACGATTCGGTCCTGCGCCTGGATGCCGCGCTGGGGACGACCGAGCATAATCTCGCCTTGATGGCGGGGGCGTGCGGGGCGATCCTGGTACTCATCCTTGGCAAGGTGATGGCGGCGCGCCATAATCCTGACAAAAATCTTAATCGTCCGGAGCAAATCTGACTTAAAGCTGAATTACAATCCCCGCTCAGGGCCGATGCCCGCCGCCGCGCTTGCCGCTGGCGCGCGGGCAAAGCTTTTGCTGCAATCGGCCAGGATCAAAATCATGTTGTGGGGGTTGTGACGTGCTTGAATTCTTCCAGACGCTCAGTTGGGCGGCCGTTTTCCAGATCATCCTGATCGACATCTTGCTGGGCGGGGACAATGCCGTCGTCATCGCCCTGGCGTGCCGGAACCTGGCGCCCAAGCAACGGATGCAGGGCATCCTGTGGGGCACCGCCGGCGCCATCCTCTTGCGCGTGGTGCTGATCGCCTTTGCGCTCACCCTGTTGAATATTCCCTTCCTGAAGGTGGTCGGGGGCGCACTGCTGGTGTGGATCGGCGTCAAGCTGCTGATGCCGGAAGACGGCTCACACGACAAGATCAAGGGTGGGGGGTCGATCGTGGCGGCCATCAAGACCATCATCGTGGCGGACTTCGTCATGAGCCTGGACAACGTCATCGCGATCGCCGGCGCGGCCCAGAATGCGGATCCGGGCCATCAGATCGGCCTGGTCGTGTTCGGCTTGCTGGTCAGCGTGCCCATCATCATCTGGGGCTCGACCCTGGTGCTGAAGCTGATCGACCGCTATCCGGTGGTCGTCATGTTCGGCGCGGGCCTGCTGGGCTGGATCGCCGGCGGCATGATCGTCACCGACGTGGTTGTCGAAGGTCAATTCGGGCCGCAACCGGCTATGGTTAAATTGGGCGCTGAAATCATCGGCGCGCTGCTCGTCGTTCTCTTGGGACGGTGGCTGGCAAGCCGCAAAGTCGTCTCCAAGGAATCCTTGCATGAGTCTGCGTAAAACCGGTAAATCACAGCAATCCGAAACAGGCCTGAGCCTGCTCCAAGGCCTGTTCATCCTTGCCGTGCTGGGCGTGATCGTCACAGTGGCCGCTGCCCATTTCGCCTGAGCAAGCCACTGTGTCGCAACCCAGTCGTTTGATCATCGCCACCCGGGCAAGCCGGCTGGCGATCTGGCAGGCGGAGCATGTGCGCGACCGCCTTGCCGCGCTGTACCCGGCTTGTTCGGTGGAGCTCCTGGAGCTGACCACGCGGGGCGACCAGATCCTTGACCGCACGCTCTCCAAGGTGGGCGGCAAGGGCTTGTTCGTCAAGGAGCTGGAAAACGCGTTGCTGGACGGCCGCGCGGACCTGGCGGTGCACTCCCTGAAGGACGTGCCGATCGACCTCCAGGCGCCATTCGAACTCTGCACGGTGCTCGAACGGGGCGATCCCCGCGACGCCCTGGTCTCCAATCGCTACGCCTCGCTGGCCGAATTGCCGGACGGTGCCGTGGTGGGAACGTCCAGCCTGCGCCGCGAATCGCTGATCCGCGAACGTCATCCGAATCTCGTGGTGCAGCCCTTGCGCGGCAATCTGGATACGCGCCTGGCCAAGCTGGATGCCGGCGGCTATGACGCCATCGTCCTGGCCGCGGCCGGCCTGGAGCGCCTGGGGCTGGCGGGCCGCATACGGGCCTTGCTGGAAGTGGAAGAAAGCCTGCCCGCCGCGGGGCAGGGGGCGTTAGGCATCGAAATCCATCAGGATCGCAAAGAGTTGCGGGATTGGCTGGCGCCGCTGGCGTGCGCCAGAACCACGGCTTGCGCGAACGCCGAAAGAGCGGTTTCGCGGGTCTTGGGCGGCTCCTGCCAGGTACCGCTGGCCGCCTACGCCACGGTGGATGGGGATACGCTGCATCTGCGCGCGATGGTGTCCTCGGTCGATGGGCGACGCATGCTGCGCGCCGAAGCGTCGGGCCCTGTTGCGCAGGCAGAGAGCATCGGCTCCGCGGCGGCGCGCGAACTGCTGGACCAAGGCGCCGACATCATCCTGGCCGAACTGTCGGCACCGGGTTGAAGCGGCGGAGCCCCCGTGCAGGCCAGCGAAACGCGGATCGCCATACTGACGCGTCCTCCGGGGCGTAACGAAAACCTGGCGGCACGCCTGGAAGCGGCGGGGTGGGAAGTGCGCACCTGGCCGGCGCTGGACATAGAGCCATTGCCGTCCGGGGCGGCAGGCATCCCGCTCCCCCGCGACTTCGACCTGGCGGTGTTCGTCAGTGGCAATGCGGCCGCTCAGTATCTGGACCAATTGCGCGCGCTGGGACTGGGCGCCTGGCCGCCCTCGTGCGTCATAGGCGCCGTCGGTCCCGCCACCGCCGCGCGCCTGCGCGACTCTGGCAGCCTGGATGGCTCATGCGAGATCGTGCACCCGACGGTGGATGCGCCGCGCCACGATTCCGAAGCATTGTGGGATCTGCTGGCCGCGCGCGGGCCCATCCCGCGCCGAGTGCTGCTGGTACGCGGTACGGCGGGGCGTGACTGGCTGGCGGAGCAACTGCGCGGCCAGGGCGCCGACGTCCACGCCCACGCCGTCTACCGGCGCGTGCCGGTGCGCTGGGACGCCGACGCGCTGGCGCAGCTGCGGCGCTGGACGGTCGCCGGCTGCCATCCTTCCTGGCTGCTGACCAGCGGCGCCAGTGTCGAGGCCGTGCGCGCGAATGTCGACCGGGGCGCGTCGCCGGCGTGGTGGCAGGAGTGCCGGTTCGTCCTGACCCATCCCCGCCTGGTTGAGCTGCTGGGCCTCCCGCCCGCGCGGGCGACAACGTCGGTCCGCTTGTGCGCGCCGGCGGATGATGCCATCTTTGATGCTTTTGTTTCCGGTTGAGTCATCGTTTCGCATTCGTACCGAATACAATCGCCTCATGACAGAAAAGATTCCTGCCACTGGTCCGGCCGCGATGCCGGCCGCCCCCAGCGATCCGGCATCTGCCGACGTCCATTCCACCGCCCCGAAAGCGCCACCATCGAGCCCGCGGGCGCCGCGTGGCGCGCGCAAGGGTGGGGCTTCGCCCCTGGTCGCCACACTGGTTGTCGTGACACTGCTGGCGCTGGTCCTGGTGGCCGCGCTGTGGATGCAGCGACAGCAGTTCCTGGCTGCCGGTCGTGAAGTCGCCACCCGCCTGGACAGCTTGAATACGACGCTGGGTCAGACCCGTGCGGAAACCCGTCAGGCGCTGGGGTTGGCGCAGCAACAAAGCGACAAGGTCGCGGCCCTGGAATCCACGCTGCAGGAAACCCAAAGCCAATACACGGCGCTTCAGCAGGCGTGGCAGGACTTCAATGAAAACGTCAGCGACGACGTTCTGGTCAACGACGTCGATCGCCTCTTGACCATCGCCGATCAGCAACTGCGCCTGGGCGGCAGCGTCAGCAACGCCATCGTCGCGATGGAGACGGCGCAATCCCGCCTGGCGCGCGCGGCGCGCCCGCGCTACGCCAGCCTGCAGCAAACCATCAACGGCGATCTTGACCGCCTGCGCGCGGTGAAGACCATCGACGTGCCAGTCCAGGCAGGCCGCATCGAACGGTTGGTGAACCTGGTCGGCAAGGCGCCCCTGTTGGTGCCGGACGCCGTCTCGGCGAACAATGCCGCGCCCTCGGCCCCGGCGGCGCCGGTGTCCGCGGATACGGCTCCGGCGGCCGCGCCCGCCCAGCCCGACGTTCCGGCCGATGCCGCCTGGTGGCAGCGCTGGCGCGCGGAAATCGCGTCCTGGCCTGGCCGTGCCGGCAGCGCGCTGACGCACGAGCTGGGGGACCTCATCCGCGTGCAGCGGGTCGACGAACCGGCGGCATTGCTGCTGTCCACCGAGCAGGCGGATCAGTTGCGTTCCACGCTGCGCCAACGGTTGTTGACGGTGCAACTGGCGCTGCTGATGCGCCAGCCCGCCATCTGGAAAAGCGAGCTCGATACCATCACCCGCACGCTGGACACCTATTACGACCGCCGCTCGCCCGATACCCTGGCGGCCTTGGGCCTGACGCGCGAGCTTTCCCAGGTGCAGATCGCGACACCCATGCCCGATCTGTCGGACAGCCTGGGGGCGATCGCCGCGTTGCGCGCGGATGGCGCCAGCTCCGTCAAGGGACGGGACTGATCCATGCGCGCCTGGTTCTGGACGTTGTTGCTCGCGGTCGTCGCCGTCGCGGTGGCCGTGGTGTTGCGGGCGCACCCCGGCAATGTGTTGCTGCTGGTCTGGCCCTATCGCATCGAACTGTCGCTGACGCTCGCGGTGTTGTTGCTGGTCGCGCTGTTCGTCGCCATTTACGTGGGTTTGCGCTTGCTGGCGTGGCTGCTGGCCATCCCGGATCGCATGCGCGCGTGGCGTGGCCGCCGGGCGCAGGCGCGCGACCACGAACTGTTGGAGCGCGGCTGGATCGGTCTGCTGGAAGGCCGCTACGCGCATGCCGAAAAGGACCTGGTCAAGCTGCTGGACCAGACCAAGGCGCGCAATCGCCGTGTGCTGGCGGCCCTGTCGGCGGCGCGCGCGGCGCAGGGCCTGGGCGAGTTCGTGAGGCGTGACGTCATGCTGGATCGTGCGCGCGAAGCGGCGGGGAGCGACCCCGGGCTGATCGAAGCCGTGGCCACCGTCACCGCGGACCTGCTGCTCGAGCAAGGCCAGCCGGGACGCGCGCTGGAAGTGCTGGCGCCACTCCAGGATGGGGGCGCCCGGCACCTGCATACCTTGCGCCTGTTGCTGCGGGCCGAACGCGCGCTGGGCCATCACGAACGCGTATTCACCCTGGCGCGCGGCCTGTCGCGCCGTGGCGCGCTGGCGCGCGACGACGCCGCGCGCATCATCGACGTATCGGGCGCCGCGCGACTGCGGGCCGCGGATGGCGATGTTTGGCGCGCGATCTGGAAGGATCTCAAGGCCGAAGAACGCCTGCTGCCGGATATCGCGCTGGCGGGCGCGGCCGCCTTCGAAGAGGCCGGGGAAGCCGACGAGGCTGCCCGCATCCTGGAAACGGCCATCGCGCAGGGCTTCGACCCACGCCTGTTGAATGCCTATTCGCGCTGTGACGCGCAGCAGGTTCCGCGCCGTCTGGAGCGCGCCGAAAAATGGCTGCAGCAGCGTCCGGCCGATCCCGACGTGCTGACCGCCCTGGGCATGCTGTGCCTGACCGGCCAGCTTTGGGGCCAGGCGGAACGTTATCTGAGCCGCGCCGTCGAACGGCGCGCCGACGCGCGTACCCATGCGCTGCTGGGCAGCCTGTACGACCGCCTGGATCGACAGGGCGATGCCATCCGGCATTGGCGGCTGGCCACGGCCGCGGGGATCGCGCTACCCGTGCTGGCGGCCGACGAAGCCTTGCCGCCCGCGGATACGGACGCCGACCCCTCGCGCGTGGATCCCGAAAGCGGCTTTCTTTCGGACGCGGCGGATGCACCGGCGCCCGCGAGCAGGCTCGTGCACGATCCGCTGCCCGACGAGGCGCCCGTGGCGGACTATGTGCTCGACCCCGACGCGCGCGGACATGCGCGGCCCCCGCTGGCCGACCCGGCGCCGTCTTCGCCATCCCCCGTGTCCGCGCCGCTTGCGGTTGAATCGCCGGCCGACCTGGAAGACTACTTCGACAGCGCGCCGCTTCCTGTCACCCGCCTGGACGACGATGATCCGCAGCCGGCCGCCCCGACCGGCGCCGCGGCGTCCAGGCGCGACGACATCGCCGCGGATACGCCGTTCAAGCCGGGCGGCCCCGGCAACGACGGCAAGTCCTGATTCTTTTCCATCATGAAGGTTGAACCATGAGTCTCGATCGCGTCCCTCCCGGCTCCAAGCTGCCGGATGAATTCAACGTCATCATCGAAATCCCCATGAATGCGGACCCGGTGAAGTATGAGGTCGACAAGGACACGGGCGCCGTGTTCGTCGACCGCTTCATGCTGACCGCCATGCACTATCCCTGCAATTACGGCTACATCCCGCAGACGCTGTCGGAAGATGGCGACCCCGCCGACGTGCTGGTGATCACCCCGTTTCCCATCCAGATCGGCTCGGTGATCCGCTGCCGCGCCCTGGGCGTCCTGGAAATGGACGACGAATCCGGCGGCGATGCGAAGCTGCTGGCCGTGCCCGTGGACAAGCTTTATCCCCCTTACCGGAACATCAAGTCCTATCAGGACCTGCCTGAAGAAGACATCCGCCGTATCCAGCACTTCTTTGAACATTACAAAGACCTGGAAAAGGGCAAATGGGTGAAGGTCAAGGGCTGGAAGGGCGTCGACGCCGCGCACGAGGAAATCACCCGCAGCGCCGAGCGCCATGCCAAGGGCGGCAAGTAGGCGTCCCTGCTTTCGACCAGACTGAAAGGGCCGGCTTGCCGGCCTTTTTGCTGCCCGGCCGCCGCGAAACGATTACACTCGCGCATGATTATTTCAGCGCCCGTCACGGTCGCATCTCCAATGAGGTCAACAGCATGGACTATGTTTTGCCCCCTCAGCCCGTCATGGCGGTTCCGGTAGTCGGAAGCAGCGCCTTGTTCCCGGTTCGCCGCGTATATTGCGTTGGACGCAATTACGCTGAGCATGCCAAGGAGATGGGCTTCACCGGACGCGAGGATCCTTTCTTCTTCTGCAAGCCGGCCGATGCGATCATCGCCGTGCGGGATGGCGAAACGGGCAAGATGCCCTATCCCTCCAAGACCTCGAACCTGCACTACGAAATGGAACTGGTCGTCGCCATCGGCAAGGCCGGCAAGGACATCCCGGTCGAAAAGGCGAACGAGCACGTCTGGGGCTATGCGCTGGGCCTGGATATGACGCGTCGCGATCTGCAGGGCGAAGCGAAGAAGCTGGGTCGTCCCTGGGAAGTGGGCAAGGCCTTCGACCAATCGGCTCCCCTGGGTCCCATTCATCCCGTGACCAAGACCGGCATCATGGAAAAGGCCGACATCTGGCTGGACGTGAACGGCACGCGCAAGCAGAGCAGCAACATCAGCGAACTGATCTGGAACATTCCGGAAAGCATCGCGTACCTGTCCGGCCTGTTCGAGTTGCAGCCTGGCGATCTGATCTTCAGCGGCACGCCCGAAGGCGTCGGCGCCGTGGTCAAGAACGACCTGATGGTGGGTGGTGTCGCGGGTCTGGGCGAGTTGCGCGTCCAGGTGGTGTGAACGATCGCTGCCGCGCAAGGCAGGATCAAATGAAGGAGAGCAAACCATGCGCTCGAAGATGATGCTGACGACGTTGGTGGTCTTTGCGATGGTTTTGGCAGGTTGCAATACCGTTGCCGGCGCTGGCAAGGACCTGCAGCGCGCTGGCAACGCCATCACCAACGCCGCGGAGAAGTAAGCCGCGCGTTGCCGTGCCTGGCATGACGCCGCCTTCGGGCGGCGTTTTTCGTTGGGGGTGCCTGCCCGGGGTTTTCGTCCGCGCCGCGCGGGATCGGCCGTGCGATGTTTTGATCCAGCTCGGCATGTACGAATAGGCGCCGCCGCCGGCGATGCGCACACTGGAGGCCTACCTGATCCACGGAGGCATCCATGCGCAAACATCACCGGCTGCAGCGCGGCCAGGGCATGACCGAGTACGTGATCGTCGTCGCGCTGGTTGCGGTGGCGGCCATCGCGGTGTATCAGCTGTTCGGCCAGGTCGTACGCTCGCAGACCGCCGCCATGGCGCGCGAACTTGCCGGCGAGAGCGGCACCGAACAGTCGCGCGCGGCGCAGACAGCCGCGGGCAAGGCGGCCGCGCAGGCCAAGGCGAAATCATTGAAGTCGTTCACCGGCAATGCCGGCGCGGCGCAATGAGCATGCGGCGGCAATCATGCGGCCAGGCCTTGCCGCTGGCCCTGGGCTTGGCGGGACTGGGCGCATTGTCCCTGGTCGTGCTTTACAACCTGGGGCAGACCATCGCGGCGCGCGTCCGGCTCACGCATGCGGCGGACGCAGCGGCCTACAGCGGCGCGTTGGTGCAGGCGCGCGCCTTGAACCTGATTGCCTACATCAACCGGGCGCAGGTCGCGCATCAGGTTGCGATGGCACATCTCGTGACGCTGGCGACATGGACGCGCTTCGGGCAGGCGGAAGGACAACGCGTGCTGCGCGGCAATCCACCCGCCGCGGTGATCGGGATGCTGTTCGGTCCCTCGCATGGCCAGGCCTTTGCCAGCGCCGCCGTCGCGGCGAATGCCGGCGGCCTGGAGGCCCAATTCAGTCGCGCCTATGAACGCCACGATACGACCGTGCATCGCATATTGGCCGTGGCGATGCGTGAGACGCTGGCGCGGTTGCCGGATACTCGCATGCAGGCCATGCGCGCGGTGGTGCGCGCCAACTATCCGGAATTCCAGGCGCCCGCGTACGACGCGATCGCCTCGTCCGCAAACCGGCCGGGCGGGGCGCGCCAGCCTGTCGGCCCGGTCGGCCAGGTCGGCTTGGACGGCCTGGACGGGTTGCGGGATCGCCTCCGCCTGCAGGTGCGGGCCGATGATTGGCCTGGTTTCGTGCGGCGTTATGCGGGCAAGGACCGCGGCGCACTCCGCGCCATGGTGCTGGAAGCGACCGGGCGCTACGACTT
This genomic interval from Bordetella genomosp. 8 contains the following:
- a CDS encoding fumarylacetoacetate hydrolase family protein yields the protein MDYVLPPQPVMAVPVVGSSALFPVRRVYCVGRNYAEHAKEMGFTGREDPFFFCKPADAIIAVRDGETGKMPYPSKTSNLHYEMELVVAIGKAGKDIPVEKANEHVWGYALGLDMTRRDLQGEAKKLGRPWEVGKAFDQSAPLGPIHPVTKTGIMEKADIWLDVNGTRKQSSNISELIWNIPESIAYLSGLFELQPGDLIFSGTPEGVGAVVKNDLMVGGVAGLGELRVQVV
- a CDS encoding entericidin A/B family lipoprotein, with the translated sequence MRSKMMLTTLVVFAMVLAGCNTVAGAGKDLQRAGNAITNAAEK